The following are from one region of the Bactrocera neohumeralis isolate Rockhampton unplaced genomic scaffold, APGP_CSIRO_Bneo_wtdbg2-racon-allhic-juicebox.fasta_v2 ctg370, whole genome shotgun sequence genome:
- the LOC126767054 gene encoding uncharacterized protein LOC126767054: MLSNINPLANEYKHMAQVEREEEQRAREENRNARRISMLLFNSTDRRYILPNCSEIEAVFTTEDGEPPGNRNLRIFSWKSNMQNLLFVSTLHRLCDPLVYPLLFPYGESGYDETLLHEQGHRTECRFKLTQLQFVAYLMAIREGFSLLHASGKLWQQYLVDQYVRIEGARLAFLRTHQKELRVETYAGLHDYLMRGANMESVRPGRIVVLPSSFVGSPRNMNMHYQYAMAMVRKYGKPSLFITFTCNPKWPEVIQNIERYQGPEMCPELIARVFKQKLNELMKYISREECVWKGEILPKCH; encoded by the coding sequence atgctttcaaatattaaccccttggcaaatgagtataagcatatggcgcaggttgaacgcgaagaggaacagagggccagagaagaaaatcgcaatgctcgccgaattagcatgctTCTTTTTAACAGCACTGATCGACGTTATATTTTGCCAAACTGCTCAGAAATTGAGGCCGTTTTCACAACAGAGGATGGTGAACCACCTGGAAATCGAAATTTGCGAATATTTTCATGGAAATCTAATatgcagaatttattatttgtctcAACGCTACATAGGTTGTGTGATCCATTAGTATATCCGCTTTTGTTTCCTTATGGCGAGTCAGGATATGATGAAACTCTTCTGCATGAACAGGGTCATCGTACGGAATGTAGATTTAAATTAACCCAACTGCAGTTTGTTGCTTACCTTATGGCGATAAGAGAAGGTTTCAGCTTGCTTCATGCGTCAGGTAAACTTTGGCAACAGTATTTAGTTGACCAATATGTCAGAATTGAAGGAGCACGTCTGGCATTTCTGCGAACTCATCAGAAAGAGCTACGTGTTGAAACATATGCTGGTTTGCATGACTACTTAATGCgtggtgcaaatatggaaagtGTTCGTCCTGGTCGTATAGTTGTACTTCCTTCAAGTTTTGTTGGCTCTCCTCGAAATATGAACATGCATTACCAGTATGCTATGGCTATGGttagaaaatatggaaaaccgTCGCTTTTCATAACTTTTACATGCAACCCAAAATGGCCAGAAGTCATTCAGAATATTGAGAGATACCAGGGACCGGAAATGTGTCCAGAACTGATAGCCCGGGTTTTTAAGCAGAAGCTCAATGAgcttatgaaatatatttcccGAGAGGAATGTGTTTGGAAAGGTGAAATACTACCTAAATGTCATTGA